The Rhodobacter sp. 24-YEA-8 DNA segment TCCACCCTCATATCCGTCGCCCGCTATGTACAATATCGCGGCCGCGGATGACAACCTCCGGCGCAGGCAGGGGCGATGTCGGCGGCGGTCCTCAGCTTTTCCGGGGGGAGGCCCCCGTTCATTCGATTGGTAAGCCGGTCGGCGGATATGCGATAGCGTGAACTGGCCTGACCGGATGGGGCGGCCAGGATGGCAGGAGAGGCTCTGATGGGCGCAGTACAAAGACAGGGCATGGCGGCGCTGATCACCCTGATGAGCCTCGCGCTCGCCGCGGGGCTGGCGCTCTGGCTGCCCTGGGGGATCGCCGGGACCGCCGGGTTAGGTGCGTTTTGCATCCTGATGTGGGCAAGCGGCGCGGTGCCGGAACATCTCACCGGGCTTATCTTCTTCGCGGTGGCGATCCTGAGCGGACTGGCAGTGCCCGATGTGGTGCTGGGGGGCTTTTCCTCCTCGACCTTCTGGCTGTTGTTCGGAGGGATGGTGATGGCGGCCTCGATCCGCTTTACCGGGCTCGGGCGGCGGCTGGCGCCGCTTCTGGGGCGGCTGACGGGGCAGAGCCTTGGCGGCATCGTGGCGACGATCGTTGCGGTGGGGGTGGTGCTGTCTTTCGTGCTGCCCTCATCGATGGGGCGGATTGCGCTCTTGCTGCCTGTGGTGGCGGCGCTGGCGGATCACCTCGGATATACGCAGGGGCGACCGGGACGGATGGCCATGCTGATGGCGGCCACGTTCGGGGCCTGCCTGCCGGCCTATGCGATCCTGCCCGCCAATCTGCCGAACATGATCCTTGCGGGCAGTGCCGAAAGCCTCTGGCAATATCACATCGGCTATTTCGACTATCTCTGGCTGCATTTTCCGGTGCTGGGCGCGCTGAAGGCAGCGTTGCTGGTGGTGGTGATCCTGCGCCTTTATCCCGATCAGCCGCCCGGGCGTCCGGAGCAGCATGAGGCGCCATCGGCCATGAGCCGGGCCGAGATCGCGCTTCTGGTGGTCATCCTTGCGATGCTGGGCCTGTGGCTGACCGATGCGCTGCATCACATCTCGCCGGGCTGGATCGCGCTGGCGGGGGCGGTGATCTGTCTCTGGCCGGGCGCGGGGCTGACCGGGCCGAAATGCCTGAATGAAGAAATCGGCTACGGGACCTTGTTCTTCGTGGCGGCGATCATGGGGCTCGGGGCGGTGATTGCGACCAGCGGGCTGGGCGAATGGATCGTCGGTCAGGCATCCCGGCTGATCGGGCTCGCGCCGGGTCAGCCGCTGCGCAGCACCCTGGCGCTTGGCGCGATCGCGACGCTGGTGGCGCTGGTGACCAATCAGCCCGGCGTGCCGCTGGTGATGACCCCCGGCGCCGGCCATCTGGCAGAAGTGACCGGCCTGCCGCTGGCCACGGTGCTGATGACCCAGGCACTTGCGTTTTCCAATGTGATGCTGCCGTTTCAGGCGCCGCCTTTGATCATGGCGGCGCAGACCGGCAATCTGCCGATGCGCGAGATGACCCGGATCTGCCTCATCCTTTTCGGGCTGACGCTTCTGGTGCTGACGCCGCTTGATCTGGTCTGGTGGTGGTGTCTCGGCATGTTTCCGCTATCGTAACCACGATGGATATCCATGAGCTGCGCAGTTTTATTGCCGTGGCGGCGGCGGGCAGTATCACCCGCGCCTCGGAACAGCTTTGTCTGAGCCAGCCGGCGGTCAGCGCCCATATCAAAGCACTGGAGGAGGAGCTGGGCCTCGTGCTCTTCCGGCGCAATCCGCGGGGGATGGGGCTGACCGATGACGGCGCCCGGCTGCTGGCCCAAGCCGAAGCGATCCTGGCGGCGCATCGCGATTTCCTCGCCGGGGCACAGCGGTTGCGCGGAAGGCTCTCCGGCCCGCTGCGGATCGCGGGTGGCGGCAATTCTGATCCGGAGCCGCCCGGCCGGCTGGTCAGCACGCTTTCCTCCCGGCATCCGGAGATCGCGGTGACCCTGGTGCAGGCGAGCAGCGGCGAGGTGATTCGCGGGCTGCGGGAGGGCAGTTTTGACGCAGGGTTTTTCAACGCGCCCGCTCCGGACCGTGCCGGGGAGGATCTGAGCGATCTGACGCAGCGGGTGGTGGGACGGTTCAGCGTCTGGCTTGCGGCACCGAAAGGCATGGTGGCGGATCCGTCCGATCCCGACTGGCAGGCGCTGGCACAAAAGACCTGGATCCTGCCCGACGAGAGCCCGAGCTGTTGCGGCCAGGCCGCCGGGGCGCTGTTCCTGCGCCACCAGTTCCGTCCGCGCCAGGTGATCGGGATCGACCGCGAGGCCGCCACCCGCAGCCTGATCGCAAGCGGGGCCGGTCCGGGCTTTCTTCACGACAAGGCGGCTTTTGCCGCGCGAGACCAGGGCGAGCTGGAGCTGATCTGCCAGGCCGGACAGGGGGGTGATTTGGTTTTCGCAACCCTCGCCAGCCGGGCGGAAGAGCCGCTGATTGCCGCCACGGATACAGTCGCGGCTGATCTCTGGCCATGATCGCGCGCAGCGGCCAGGGCCCGAAACAGATCAGAAATGAAAAAGGCCGGGACATGATCCCGGCCTTTTTCCATAGTCACGACGCTTTGAGGCCGGGCGCTCAGAGGCTGCGCTGGATCTCTTCGCGTTCGAAGATCTCGATCACGTCGCCCTGACGGATATCCTCGTAGCGCTCAAACGCCATACCGCATTCGGTGCCGGACTGGACCTCTTTGACCTCGTCCTTATGGCGCTTCAGCGTTTTCAGCGTGCCTTCATGGATCACCACATTGTCACGCAGCAGGCGCACGCCAGCCGAACGGCGGGCAATGCCTTCGGTGACCAGACAGCCTGCGACATTGCCGGTACCGGTGATGCGGAAGACCTCGAGGATCTTCGCATAGCCGATGAAATGCTCGCGGATCTCGGCCTTGAGCATCCCCGAAGCCGCCTGCTTCATTTCATCCAGCAGATCGTAGATGATCGAATAATAGCGGATCTCGACGCCCTTTTGCTGTGCCGAAGCACGGGCGGTCGCGTTGGGACGCACGTTGAACGCAAGGATCGGCGCGCCCGAGGCATCGGCCAGGCCCACATCCGAATCGGTGATCGCACCGACGCCGTAATGCAGGATCCGGATCCGGACCTCGTCATTGCCAACCTTTTCCAGCGCCTGGACGATGGCTTCCGCCGAGCCCTGCACGTCGGCCTTCACGATCACCGGCAGCACGGCCACATCCTTGTCAGCCTTGGCTTTCGCCATCAGCTGTTCCAGCGTGGTCGCGGCACCAGCAGCCGCACGTTTGTCCTTGGTCGCTTTCTCGCGGTAATCGGCGATCTCGCGGGCCTGAGCCTCGGAGGCCACAACGTCAAGCGTGTCGCCAGCCGAAGGCGTGCCATCAAGGCCAAGCACTTCGACAGGAACCGACGGGCCGGCCTCGAGCACGGTCTCGCCCTTGTCATTCACAAGCGCGCGGACCTTACCCCATTTCTCGCCGACGACGAAGATATCGCCCTTCTTCAGCGTGCCGTTCTGCACAAGAACCGTCGCCACCGGGCCACGGCCGACATCCAGCTTGGCCTCGACCACGGCCGCACGGGCGGCCCGGTTCGGGTTGGCTTTCAGGTCAAGCACTTCGGCCTGGATCGCGATGGCTTCCAGCAGGTCGTCAATGCCCTGGCCGGTATGGGCCGAAACCTCGACATCCTGCACATCGCCCGACATCGCCTCGACGACGATCTCGTGCTGCAGAAGATCGGTACGCACCTTGGTCGGATTGGCCGAAGGTTTGTCGATCTTGTTGATCGCCACGATGATCGGAACGCCCGCCGCTTTCGCGTGGGAAATCGCCTCGATCGTCTGCGGCATGACCGCATCATCCGCCGCGACCACCAGCACCACGATATCCGTCACCTGGGCACCACGGGCGCGCATCGAGGTGAAGGCCGCGTGGCCGGGCGTGTCGAGGAAGGTGATCAGCTGGCCGTTCGGGGCTTTCACCTGATAGGCACCGATATGCTGCGTGATGCCGCCGGCCTCCCCGCTTGCCACGGTGGCCTTGCGGATCTTGTCCAGAAGCGAGGTCTTGCCGTGGTCGACATGGCCCATGATCGTTACAACCGGCGAGCGGGTGATCAGGTCATCGGCTTTGTCGACAACAGTGTCGATCGACTGTTCAACGTCAGCATCCGAGACGCGGACAGCACGGTGGCCGAATTCCTCGATCACCAGTTCAGCCGTATCGGCATCAATGGACTGGTTCATCGTGACCATCATGCCCATTTTCATCAGCGATTTGACGACATCGGCGGCACGTTCGGCCATCCGGTTCGCCAGTTCGCTGATCACAATGGTCTCAGGCAGCTGCACATCGCGGGCCTGCTTCTCGGGCTTCGAGAAGCCCATAGCCTTCTGACGTGCCTTTTCCTGCTTGCGCTTCATCGCAGCAAGGCTGCGCTGACGTCCGCCTTCTTCATTGGTCGCAGCCGAGAGTGTCAGCTTGCCGGCACGGCGGTCGCCTTCGCCGCGACGTGCGGCGCCGCGATCGGTATCGCGATTCTCACGCTCGCGCTCGGTCTTGCGCGGCGTGGTGGCCGGGCGCGGGCCGGTGGCGTCGGTTGCACCGGGGCGCGGACGGCTCTGGCCCGCGCCGCGATCTGCGGGCACGCCCGGATCGGCTTCGGCTGCGGTCTTTGCAGGTGCTTCGGGGGCTGCGGGCTGACGGCGCTGCGTGCCAAGCACATCAGCCTTGCGGGCTGCGGCCCTGGCCTTTGCCTCTTCCTCGGCCTCGCGCTTGGCGCGCTCTTCCTCTTCGGCTTTCGCCCGGAGGGCAGCCTCGCGCTGGCGATCCTCGCGCTCTTTCGCCTCGATTTCCTCGCGGCGGCGCTGGCGTTCCTCTTCGCGTTCTTTTTCCTCGGCAGCCCGTCTGGCTGCATCTTCCTGCTCGCGTGCTTTGGCACTGCGCAGAGCGTCGAGGCGGCGCTGCATTTCGGCATCAGAGATGCCTGCGGGCCGTTTCGACGGGTCGCCCAGATGCGACGCGCCGGCCCCGCCGGCAGCCGTACCGGGCTTTGCCTGGGCAGGCACCACAACGCGCTTGCGTTTGGTCTCTACGACCACCGCATGGGTGCGTCCGTGCGAGAAGCTTTGCTTCACCGAACCGGAACGTGGGCCACCACCGCCAAGCCCGAGGGGTTTTTTGCCGTCAGTATCGCTCATACGTCTTACATATCCTTCCCGGCGGATATCCCGCCGACATGCTCTGCGTCCGGTTCGCCCGATGGCGCCCTGAAGCCGGAGAGCCTTGCCGCTTCCTCTACTATGCGTGGACTGAGTCCACCAGCGGCAAGCGCCGCGTGTATTGCACGTTCACGACCGAATGCCAAACCCAATTCCCCTGCCGAAAGCCAGGAAATCAGGGTGTTTTTGCCTTCCGGGGGCCGCAATTTGCTTTTGCCGCGCTCCGAGCCGTCTTCTGCCTGGATCAGAACGCGTGCGGTTCCCTTCACCAGCCATTCTTTCACCTTCTCATATCCGGTGATCGCATCGCCGGATTTGCGGGCCAGCGAGATCAGTTCGATCACCCGTCTCGTCAGCAGATCATGGACCGTATCCGCCAGGTCTTCCGGTGCCTTCACAGGGGCGCGCGCCGCCCGGGCGAAGAGCCCCTTCTTCGCGGCTTTCGTCACCAGATCCCGGTCGGCCGAGACCCAGATCCCCCGGCCGGGCAGGCGTTCCAGAATATCCGGAACGATTTGCCCGTCAGGTCCGACGACGAAACGGACGAGGCCGGTTTTCGACCCCGTCTCGCCGGAAGCGATACATTTGCGCTCCGGCTCGTCCCTTGATTTATCCCGGCCACCGCGCGTCATCGCGGAAACTCCCGAGGCCTGAGATCAGGCCCCGGTCTCCTCTTCGCCGGTTTCATCTTCTTCGGTCTCTTCTGCCTCTGCCGGCATCATTTCGGTCGGGTCAACCCAGCCCAGCATAACGCGCGCGGTCATGACCAGGTTCTGTGCATCATCAAGCGACACGCCGAATTTCTCGAGCAGGCCATCGTCCTTTTTGCGCTGGCCGTTTTCCGTGGTCCAGCCGCCGGCCAGTTCCCAGTCGGCGCAGGTTGCGAAATCTTCCAGCGTCTTCACGCCGTCTTTACCCAGCACTTCCAGCATCTGGGGAGTGAGGCCCTCGAATTCAATGAGGCTTTCCTCGACACCCATCGCGCGGGCAGCTTCCAGAGCCTTTTTCGCCTGCTCTTCCAGGTAGTCACGGGCGCGGGCCTGCAATTCGTCTGCGGTGCCTTCGTCAAAGCCGTCGATGGACAGAAGCTCGTCCTGGTCGACATAGGCGACTTCTTCGAGATTGGTGAAGCCTTCGGCTACCAGCAGCTGCGCCATCATCTCGTCCACATCCAGCGTCTCCATGAAGAGCGCGGTGCGGGCGGCGAATTCGGCCTGGCGGCGGGTCGATTCTTCGGCTTCGGTCAGGATGTCGATGTCGAGCGCCGTCAGCTGGCTTGCCAGACGCACGTTCTGACCGCGACGGCCGATGGCAAGCGAGAGCTGCTCATCAGGCACCACGACCTCGATCTTGCCGCCTTCATCATCGAAGACAACCTTGGAGACCTGGGCCGGTTGCAGCGCGTTCACGAGGAAGGTCGCCTGGTCCTGGTTCCACGGAATGATGTCGATTTTCTCGCCCTGCAGCTCGTTCACGACGGCCTGGACGCGGCTGCCGCGCATACCGACGCAGGCGCCGACCGGGTCGATGGAATTGTCATAAGAGATCACAGCGATCTTCGCGCGCGAGCCGGGGTCACGGGCCACGGCCTTGATCTCGATGATGCCGTCATAGATCTCCGGCACTTCCATCTTGAACAGTTCCGCCATGAATTGCGGATCGGTCCTGGACAGGAAGACCTGCGGGCCACGGACTTCGCGGCGCACGTCTTTGATATAGCAGCGGATGCGGTCGCCGATGCGATACGCTTCGCGGCCAATTTTTTCATTGCGGCGCAGGATGCCTTCGCCACGGCCGATATCAACGATGACATTGCCGTATTCTTCGCGCTTGACGGCGCCGTTGATGATGGTGCCCTTGCGATCCTTGAATTCGTCGAACTGACGGTCACGCTCGGCCTCGCGGACGCGCTGCAGGATCACCTGTTTCGCCGATTGCGCCGCGATGCGGCCCAGATCGACCGGGGGCACTTCGTCAACGATCTCGTCGCCGATGGCCGGGTCTTTCAGGTAGTCTTTCGCCTGTTTGACAGTCAGCTGGGCGTGGTAATTCTCAACCGCATCATCCTCGACCACGGTGCGCACGCGGGTGAAGGAAGCGCGGCCCGTCTTGCGGTCGATGGCGACACGGATGTCCATATCTGCGCCGTAACGCGATTTCGCCGCACGGGCGAGGCTGTCTTCCATCGCCTGGATCACCAGATCCGGGTCAATCATCTTCTCGCGCGCAACGGCCTCTGCGGTCTGCAAAAGCTCAAGCTGGTTGGCCGAGGTAATCGCCATTTGGGTCTCTCCCGCTCTCGTGTCAGGTTCTGGAAGTCAGAATTCGGTCGCGTCAGTGTTTCGTTTCGGGCGTGTCGGAAATGTCTTCCTCTTCGCCTTCGATTTCTTCGATCTCGTCAAAGCCGCCCTCTTCGGGCAGCGCGACTTTGCGCTGGCGCAGCATCTCTGCGATCAGCTCATCCGTCAGGATCAGTTTCGCGTCCGAAAGCCAGTCGAATTGCAGCCCGATGATCACAAGCTGCCCGTGCTGTTCGATCTCGATCAGGATCTCGCCATCCTCGACGCCTTTCAGCTCGCCCTTAAAGCGGCGCTGGCCCTCGATCAGCTCGGTCGTCTCGATCCGTGCTTCCCAGCCGGCCCAGGCTTCGAAATCCTTTTCCCGCGTCAGCGGGCGGTCGATGCCGGGCGAGGAGACCTCAAGCACGTAATTCTCTTCGATCGGGTCTTCGACGTCGAAAACCGCCGATACCGCAGTCGAGATCTTCGAGCAGTCTTCGACGCCGATGCCGCCCTCGGGCCTGTCGGCCATGATCTGGAGGGTGCGCTGGATCTTGCCCTGGCCGCCCATCAGACGGATGCGCACCAGTTCATAGCCGAGCCCCTCGATCACCGGAGTGGCGATTTCGGCGAGGCGGCGGTCAATGGCGGTTTTTGCGATCAGGTCGGACATGGCGGGCTCGGATATGCCTTTCGGGCTAAGGGTCAGGTGCTGAAACGACAGGGCGGGGCGTGAAACAAAAAAGCGGGCTCAGCGGCCCGCTCATCTTTTCGGTAGCCCCGGGTTTGGACCCCGGCGCAGCTGTTGGAGCCTTATATAGGGCCAGAGGCGGTTTCATGCAAGCGCTCTGTGGTCCGGCCACTGGTGGTGGCGGTGTCCGGGCGGCTCTGCTCAGCAAAACCAGGGCCTTAGCTGCCAGGATCGCGATGCAGCACCGGTGCGGTGGCCGCGAATCGGTGTGACGGTCGGGCAATCGCGCCGGGCAGGGCAGGGGAACAGTTTGGGATAAGCCTGCCACAACACGCTAAATCTGTGGTTCTCCGGTTGCTCTTGGCCAGGAATTGACGATACTTGCCCCGTTGGCGGAGGGTGATGTTTTGCGTAGCTTTTTTCCAGGACTCCCAGGGCGCCGGCTGGCGCGCGTCACGCTGATTGCGGGGGGTATTTCCTGCGTCGCGCTTGAGCCCGGCCAGGCGCTGGACGGGGTCGCGTTTGACGTGGTGGGCGAGAACAAGGATCTCACCAGAACCCTGCGGCAGTCGTCGCTTCTGGTGGCGCAGGTGTCTGAAAAACAGACCGAGGCCGAAGACCTGTTTACCGCCGCGCGGGCCGATTACGGCCGCATCCTTGCCGCGCTTTATGCCGAGGGTTATTATTCGGCGGTGATCCGCATCACTATCGACGGACGCGAGGCCGCGAATATCCCGCCGCTTGATGCGCCATCCTCGGTCGGCGCGGTCAGCGTCTGGATCGATCCCGGCCCGCGTTTCGAGTTTTCCGATACAGTGATCGCCCCGCTGGCCAGTGACACGGTCCTGCCCGAGGAATTCGCTCGCGGCGAGGTTGCCCGCGCCGGGGTGGTCGAGGAGGCGGTCTCGGCCTCGATCCTGCAATGGCGCGAGCGCAGCCATGCGAAAGCCAGGGTCGAGCGCGAGGATATCACCGCCGATCACCGCAACAATACGCTCTCGGCGCGGATCGGGATCCAGCCCGGCCCGTCGCTGCGGTTCGGCACGGTGACCGTCAAAGGCGCCGAACGGATGCGGGTGCAGCGCATCCTCAAAATTGCGGGTCTGCGCGAGGGCGAGAAATTCAGCCAGACCGAGCTGGACCGCGCCGCCAACCGGTTGCGGCGGTCCGGCGTTTTCTCGGCAGTGACGCTGACCGAGGGCGAGACGCTGCAAAATGGCGGTCTCCTGCCCATCGAGATCTCGGTCACGGAACAGAAGACGCGGCGCTATTCCATCGGGGCCGAGCTGTCTTCGGTCGACGGGGTCTCGCTGACCGGCAACTGGATGCACCGCAACCTGCTGGGCGGCGGTGAGCGGCTCAAGGTCGAGGGCGCGATCAGCAATATCGGCTCGGGCGACAGCGGGGTGGATTACGAACTGGGAGTCACCATCGACCGCCCCGCCACGCTGACCCCGGACACCACGGCCGGGCTTCTGGCAAGGGTCGGCCATCTTGATGAGGTGGATTATTACGCCGATTACGCCGAATTCGGCCTGACCTTCACACAGTATTTCTCGGAACAGGTGACATTCCGGGGCGGGCTTTCCTTTGAATATGTGCAGGGTGCGGATCCGACCGGCGATTTCCGCTACCGCAATCTCTCGCTGCCGCTGGGTGTGACCTGGGACCGCCGCGACAGCAGCACGGATGCGCGGAAGGGCTTTTATATCGATGCGACCGCCAAGCCGTTTTACGGGCTCGGCACGACCGGCTCGGGCGCGCGCCTGACCGCCGATATGCGCGGCTATCGCAGCTTTGCCGATAAGAAATACACCATCGCGGCACGGATCCAGGGGGGCGCGATTGTCGGCAGCGAGCTCTTGGAAACGCCGCGCGATGATCTGTTCTTCTCGGGCGGCGGCGGTACAGTACGCGGCCAGCCCTATCGCTCGCTCGGGATCAACACGCCGGACGGCTCCGGCGGCACCTATCTGATCGGCGGCACCGAATTCGCCGCCGCCTCGATAGAGCTGCGCGCGCGGTTCGGCGAAAGCTGGGGAGGCGTGGCTTTCGTGGATGCCGGATATGTCGGCGCCGATGGCGACAGCGAATCCCATGCCGGCGCCGGTTTTGGCGTGCGCTACGAGACGGGCTTTGGCCCGATCCGCTTTGACGTGGCGGCTCCGGTCAGCGGCAAGACCGGCGACGGCGTGCAGATTTACATCGGTCTGGGGCAGGCATTCTGATGCGCTATATTCCTCTTATTTTCCCGGTTGTTGCGCTTACGGTGCTGCCGGGCGCCCCGATCCATGCGCAGGACAGCGCTGCTGATGATCGCGGCTGGCTGACCGCCATGCTGGAAGACAGTCTTTCGGGGGCCGGGCGCAAGGTGACGATCACCGGGTTCGCCGGGGCTTTGTCCTCGCGCGCGACGATCCAGAGGCTGACCATCGCCGATGATGACGGCATCTGGCTGACCATCGACAATGCAGCACTTGACTGGAGCCGCACCGCGCTTTTGTCGGGCGAGGTGATCGTCAACGAGCTTTCCGCCACCTCGATCGTGCTGGACCGTATTCCGGCGGGCGACCCGGATGCGGTGTCGCCCGAGGCGGGGACCTTTGATTTCGCGCTGCCGGATCTGCCGGTCTCGATTGATATCGGCAAGGTTCAGGCCAACAGTATCGTGCTTGGGGAAAGCGTGCTCGGCCAGCAGCTTACCGGTACGCTGGCGGCGGAGCTGCACCTTGCGGGTGGCGCCGGTACCGCCGATGTGCTGATCGAACGTACCGATGACGGGCCCGAGGCGAAGATCGCGCTGAAAGGCAGCTATTCGAACCAGACGAAACAGCTGGCGCTCGACCTGGATGCGCGCGAAGGCGCGGGCGGGCTGGTCGCCACCGCGCTTGATCTTCCGGGCAAACCCGCAGCCGGGCTGAGCGTCAAAGGGCAGGGCACATTCGACGATTTCGCCGCCGATTTCCGGCTGGAAAGCGATGGCGAGGAACGTCTGGCCGGGCCGGTTACGGTGAAAACCATCGAGACGGGCACGGGGTTCGAGGCGCGTCTGACCGGCAATCCGGCGCCACTGTTCCTGCCGGAATATGCTGAATTCCTTGGCAGCAGCCTGTCGCTTGACGTTGCAGGCATCAGCCTTAGCAGCGGCGAGCTGGATCTGGGCGAGGTCTCGCTGAAAGCGCGTTCGCTGAACCTTGACGGCAAGCTGAAGCTTGATGCCGGGGGCATGCCGTCTCTGATCAATCTCACCGGCACTCTGGCCAGCCCCGATGGCAGTTCGGTTCTTCTGCCGATCTCGGGGCCGGTGCCGACACGGGTGCAGGATGCGGCGCTCGGGCTGCAATTTGACGCGGCGCAGGGCTCCGGCTGGACCATGCAGCTGAGCATGACCGGGCTCGACCGCGATGACCTTTCGCTGGCCCGGGCCGGGCTGATTGGCGGCGGCACGCTGGACCGGCAGAACGGCAAGCCCGGGATCGAAGGCACGCTGATGTTCGACGCCGAAGGCATCGGGCGGCTTGACCCCGCGCTGATCACGGCGATCGGCCCGAAAGTCACCGGTCGCACCAGCTTCAAATGGCGCGAGGGCGACCAGTCGTTCAGCCTGCCGGAAATCTCCCTCAACGGCAGTGATTACGGTCTGACCGGCACGGTCGACATCGCGGGGATCGGCGACGCGCTTTTGACCAGGCTTGATATGGTGGTGAAAGCCGGGGATCTGGGGCGCTTTTCGGGGCTCGCGGGGCGCCCGCTTGCCGGTGTGGCCGAGGTCGGGCTGAAAGGCACGGTGACGCCGCTGACCGGGGCGTTTGATCTTGATCTGAACGTGCTGGGCCAGGGGTTGAAATCCGGCATTGCTGAGGCCGACCGGCTGCTCGCGGGGCGTTCGGTCATCACAGCCTCGGCCCTGCGCGATACCACGGGCACCACGCTGCGCAGCTTCTCGGCCCAGGCGGCATCACTGAATGTCAGCGGCTCTGGCAAGCTGACCAGCCAGGGCGCTGATATCAAAGCCGATATCGACTGGAGTAACCTTGCCGATATCGGGGCGAATTATGGCGGCGGGCTGAAGGTCAGCGGCACCTTCACCGGTGATGCGGCCAATGGAACCGCAAGTTTCAGCGGCGAAAGCCAGGGGCTGCGCATCGGCCAGGCCGAGGTCGACCGGCTGATCTCGGGGCGCTCGGATATCAGGGCGACGGTGGCTCTGGTCGGCGGCGCGCCGATCCTGCGGGCGCTGAACCTCACCTCTCCCCATGTCACCGCCGAGGTGACGGGCGAGGGGGATGCCGGAGCGATGCGGGTCTCGGGGCGGCTGAGCGATCTTGGCCTGCTGGTCGCGGAATTCCCCGGACCGGTGACGCTTTCGGGGCGGCTGACGCCGGCGGGAGGCGCGGATTTCGACAGCGACCTGCGGGTCCAGGGCCCGGCGGGGATCGATGCGCGGCTGACGGGGCGTATCGGTCCGGTGCCGGATCTGACGGTCACCGGCAGTGGCGAGGCAGGGGTGGCCAACCCCTTCACCGACCCGATCACCGTGGCGGGGCGGCTGGGCTATGATATCCGCCTTCAGGGTGGCTGGGGTGTGACGAATGCCGCCGGTCGGGTCACGCTGTCAAATGGCCAGCTGGCCGTGCCGGCGCGGGGGATCTCTTTCGAGCGGATGGCGGCGACGGGGGATCTCTCGGGCGGGACCGTGCGGCTTTCGCTGACGACAGATGTGACGCGGGGAGGGCGGATACGGGTCGACGGACCGCTGGCGCTGGCCGCGCCATTCAACACCGATCTGACCATTCAGGCCGACCGGGTCCATCTGCGCGATGCCGAGCTTTACGACACAACGCTTGATGCGGCGCTGGCACTGAGCGGCCCGCTGATGGGCGCAGCGCGGCTTTCGGGCACGGTGCAGATCGGTGAGACCGAGTTGCGCGTGCCTTCGACCGGCTTTGCTTCGGCCGCCGATATGGAAAAGATCCACCATGTCGGCGATACGAGCGCGGTGCGGGCCACCCGCGACCGGGCAGGATTGGGGGCAGTGCCGCCTGGCGGTGCTGCGGCAGAGGCCGGCTCTGGTATGCCGCCCTGGGGGCTGGACCTGTTGATCCAGGCGCCGAACCGGATTTTCGTGCGCGGTCGCGGGCTTGATGCCGAACTTGGCGGGCAGCTGCGCGTTGGCGGCACGCTGAACAATATCGTCCCCGCCGGCAGTTTCGACCTGATCCGGGGGCGCCTCGACATCCTTGGTAAGCGTCTTGTGCTGGATGTCGCGTCGCTGACGATGGAAGGCAGCCTCGTGCCCTATATCAATTTCCAGGCGAGCAACGTTTCGGATGAGGTGACCAGCACCGTGACTGTCTCGGGTCCGGCCAATGACCCGGAAGTGACCTTCTCCTCTGACCCGGAGAAGCCACAG contains these protein-coding regions:
- the nusA gene encoding transcription termination factor NusA → MAITSANQLELLQTAEAVAREKMIDPDLVIQAMEDSLARAAKSRYGADMDIRVAIDRKTGRASFTRVRTVVEDDAVENYHAQLTVKQAKDYLKDPAIGDEIVDEVPPVDLGRIAAQSAKQVILQRVREAERDRQFDEFKDRKGTIINGAVKREEYGNVIVDIGRGEGILRRNEKIGREAYRIGDRIRCYIKDVRREVRGPQVFLSRTDPQFMAELFKMEVPEIYDGIIEIKAVARDPGSRAKIAVISYDNSIDPVGACVGMRGSRVQAVVNELQGEKIDIIPWNQDQATFLVNALQPAQVSKVVFDDEGGKIEVVVPDEQLSLAIGRRGQNVRLASQLTALDIDILTEAEESTRRQAEFAARTALFMETLDVDEMMAQLLVAEGFTNLEEVAYVDQDELLSIDGFDEGTADELQARARDYLEEQAKKALEAARAMGVEESLIEFEGLTPQMLEVLGKDGVKTLEDFATCADWELAGGWTTENGQRKKDDGLLEKFGVSLDDAQNLVMTARVMLGWVDPTEMMPAEAEETEEDETGEEETGA
- the rimP gene encoding ribosome maturation factor RimP is translated as MSDLIAKTAIDRRLAEIATPVIEGLGYELVRIRLMGGQGKIQRTLQIMADRPEGGIGVEDCSKISTAVSAVFDVEDPIEENYVLEVSSPGIDRPLTREKDFEAWAGWEARIETTELIEGQRRFKGELKGVEDGEILIEIEQHGQLVIIGLQFDWLSDAKLILTDELIAEMLRQRKVALPEEGGFDEIEEIEGEEEDISDTPETKH
- a CDS encoding autotransporter assembly complex family protein, with the protein product MRSFFPGLPGRRLARVTLIAGGISCVALEPGQALDGVAFDVVGENKDLTRTLRQSSLLVAQVSEKQTEAEDLFTAARADYGRILAALYAEGYYSAVIRITIDGREAANIPPLDAPSSVGAVSVWIDPGPRFEFSDTVIAPLASDTVLPEEFARGEVARAGVVEEAVSASILQWRERSHAKARVEREDITADHRNNTLSARIGIQPGPSLRFGTVTVKGAERMRVQRILKIAGLREGEKFSQTELDRAANRLRRSGVFSAVTLTEGETLQNGGLLPIEISVTEQKTRRYSIGAELSSVDGVSLTGNWMHRNLLGGGERLKVEGAISNIGSGDSGVDYELGVTIDRPATLTPDTTAGLLARVGHLDEVDYYADYAEFGLTFTQYFSEQVTFRGGLSFEYVQGADPTGDFRYRNLSLPLGVTWDRRDSSTDARKGFYIDATAKPFYGLGTTGSGARLTADMRGYRSFADKKYTIAARIQGGAIVGSELLETPRDDLFFSGGGGTVRGQPYRSLGINTPDGSGGTYLIGGTEFAAASIELRARFGESWGGVAFVDAGYVGADGDSESHAGAGFGVRYETGFGPIRFDVAAPVSGKTGDGVQIYIGLGQAF